A single window of Natronocella acetinitrilica DNA harbors:
- a CDS encoding DUF3634 family protein produces MVLTVILLLVTAAVFAAIIIHARVVFVLRIDGGRITTLRGRPPPGFVNACEDVARMRGVAQGRIKGVRTGAGTQLRFSSEIPAHTHQAFRNVWTPPPGGGGGGGARASG; encoded by the coding sequence TTGGTACTGACCGTGATTCTTCTGCTTGTCACTGCAGCGGTATTTGCCGCGATCATCATCCATGCACGGGTGGTTTTCGTACTGCGCATCGACGGGGGGCGGATCACCACGCTCCGCGGTCGACCTCCACCTGGATTTGTCAACGCCTGCGAGGATGTTGCGCGCATGCGGGGTGTGGCGCAGGGGCGTATCAAGGGCGTGCGCACTGGCGCCGGCACGCAGCTGCGCTTCTCAAGTGAGATCCCCGCCCACACGCACCAGGCATTCCGGAACGTCTGGACGCCGCCACCCGGCGGCGGTGGCGGCGGCGGAGCCCGGGCCAGCGGGTAG